A window of the Juglans microcarpa x Juglans regia isolate MS1-56 chromosome 5D, Jm3101_v1.0, whole genome shotgun sequence genome harbors these coding sequences:
- the LOC121264063 gene encoding protein IQ-DOMAIN 1-like isoform X1, which translates to MICFFFLFNIFRGKIQVKIKKCRKLVLGHGNPHCSPTFYSFLKPFFSVTSTNTIVIAFLLRDLECPFSKTVCWTHWRSHSLGSSASAKSKNHLRKQSLGKPTEDIAATRIQTAFRAYVARRTLRRLKGAVRLQVLTQAYSVKRQATTTLSHLHTWSNIQSHIRARRLCMVTEGRLRQKKLENQLKLEAKLHDLEVEWCGGPETMEIVLARIHQKEDAAVKRERAMAYAFSHQWRANSSQNHGLGNYELGRTNWGWSWLERWIAARPWESRVPSKSISPKKAQSRQPNKVGKNVNSPTPKKDVSVKPPVTNGKGTTKARRLSYPVVEKSAAHEGSIKAEEANDKKEQLIS; encoded by the exons atgatatgttttttttttttgttcaacatCTTTCGAGgaaaaatacaagtaaaaataaagaaatgcaGAAAGCTGGTGTTGGGCCATGGCAATCCCCATTGCTCACCCaccttttattcttttctcaaGCCTTTCTTCTCCGTTACTTCTACTAATACTATTGTCATCGCCTTTTTGCTCCGAGATCTTGAGTGCCCATTTTCTAAAACGGTCTGTTGGACCCATTGGAGGAGCCATTCTCTG GGCTCCTCTGCTTCTGCAAAATCAAAGAATCATCTGCGGAAACAGTCTCTTGGCAAGCCAACTGAGGATATTGCTGCAACACGTATTCAGACTGCATTCAGGGCTTACGTG GCTAGGAGAACTTTACGTCGTCTGAAAGGGGCAGTAAGACTACAGGTCCTGACCCAAGCATATTCTGTTAAGAGGCAAGCTACAACAACATTAAGCCATCTTCACACTTGGAGCAACATACAGTCCCATATAAGAGCTCGTAGACTCTGCATGGTGACAGAAGGCCGACTTAGACAGAAGAAACTAGAGAATCAGCTAAAACTTGAGGCTAAGCTTCATGACCTAGAG GTAGAATGGTGTGGTGGCCCTGAAACGATGGAGATAGTTCTTGCAAGGATACATCAAAAAGAAGACGCAGCCGTTAAGCGGGAGCGTGCTATGGCATATGCCTTTTCTCATCAG TGGAGGGCTAACTCCAGTCAGAATCATGGTCTGGGTAATTATGAACTTGGTAGAACTAATTGGGGTTGGAGCTGGTTGGAACGGTGGATTGCTGCTCGCCCATGGGAAAGCCGTGTCCCTTCCAAGTCTATTAGCCCAAAGAAAGCCCAGAGTAGGCAGCCTAACAAGGTTGGTAAAAATGTAAATTCTCCGACACCGAAAAAAGATGTTTCAGTCAAACCTCCTGTGACCAATGGGAAGGGAACCACAAAGGCCCGTAGATTGTCTTACCCTGTTGTTGAAAAATCAGCTGCGCATGAAGGGAGCATTAAAGCTGAAGAGGCAAACGATAAGAAAGAACAGTTGATTTCTTAG
- the LOC121264063 gene encoding protein IQ-DOMAIN 1-like isoform X2 codes for MGSGDWFKTIVSLKKPKDGRSKKAKGSSASAKSKNHLRKQSLGKPTEDIAATRIQTAFRAYVARRTLRRLKGAVRLQVLTQAYSVKRQATTTLSHLHTWSNIQSHIRARRLCMVTEGRLRQKKLENQLKLEAKLHDLEVEWCGGPETMEIVLARIHQKEDAAVKRERAMAYAFSHQWRANSSQNHGLGNYELGRTNWGWSWLERWIAARPWESRVPSKSISPKKAQSRQPNKVGKNVNSPTPKKDVSVKPPVTNGKGTTKARRLSYPVVEKSAAHEGSIKAEEANDKKEQLIS; via the exons ATGGGTTCTGGAGATTGGTTTAAGACTATAGTCAGCCTAAAGAAACCGAAAGATGGCAGGTCAAAAAAAGCCAAG GGCTCCTCTGCTTCTGCAAAATCAAAGAATCATCTGCGGAAACAGTCTCTTGGCAAGCCAACTGAGGATATTGCTGCAACACGTATTCAGACTGCATTCAGGGCTTACGTG GCTAGGAGAACTTTACGTCGTCTGAAAGGGGCAGTAAGACTACAGGTCCTGACCCAAGCATATTCTGTTAAGAGGCAAGCTACAACAACATTAAGCCATCTTCACACTTGGAGCAACATACAGTCCCATATAAGAGCTCGTAGACTCTGCATGGTGACAGAAGGCCGACTTAGACAGAAGAAACTAGAGAATCAGCTAAAACTTGAGGCTAAGCTTCATGACCTAGAG GTAGAATGGTGTGGTGGCCCTGAAACGATGGAGATAGTTCTTGCAAGGATACATCAAAAAGAAGACGCAGCCGTTAAGCGGGAGCGTGCTATGGCATATGCCTTTTCTCATCAG TGGAGGGCTAACTCCAGTCAGAATCATGGTCTGGGTAATTATGAACTTGGTAGAACTAATTGGGGTTGGAGCTGGTTGGAACGGTGGATTGCTGCTCGCCCATGGGAAAGCCGTGTCCCTTCCAAGTCTATTAGCCCAAAGAAAGCCCAGAGTAGGCAGCCTAACAAGGTTGGTAAAAATGTAAATTCTCCGACACCGAAAAAAGATGTTTCAGTCAAACCTCCTGTGACCAATGGGAAGGGAACCACAAAGGCCCGTAGATTGTCTTACCCTGTTGTTGAAAAATCAGCTGCGCATGAAGGGAGCATTAAAGCTGAAGAGGCAAACGATAAGAAAGAACAGTTGATTTCTTAG
- the LOC121264064 gene encoding LOW QUALITY PROTEIN: nudix hydrolase 15, mitochondrial-like (The sequence of the model RefSeq protein was modified relative to this genomic sequence to represent the inferred CDS: inserted 1 base in 1 codon) — MDPSSFVGCSPRLVALSQQLRLYKPQPTFEDSEEQDLEGSAVKVVSQSQVGFAESATPIAQDPERFRPKRAAVLVCLFEGDEGDLRVILTKRSSKLSTHSGEVSLPGGKAEEXDKDDGDTATREAREEIGLDPSLVNVVTVLEPFLSKHLLRVSPVIGILNERNSFKPAPNPSEVEVIFDAPLEMFIKDENRRAEERDWMGQKYILHFFDYEIENKKYMIWGLTASILIRVASVVYQRSPAFVEQNPIFKFPKVIDNDTVVP, encoded by the exons ATGGATCCGTCCAGCTTCGTCGGATGTTCTCCCAGACTCGTCGCCTTGTCCCAACAGCTCCGCCTCTACAAGCCACAGCCTACCTTCGAGGACTCCGAGGAGCAGGACCTCGAAGGAAGCGCTGTGAAAGTGGTTTCCCAATCCCAAGTCGGTTTTGCGGAATCGGCCACCCCAATTGCACAAGATCCAGAAAGGTTTAGACCCAAGAGAGCCGCTGTTTTGGTCTGTCTCTTTGAAGGGGATGAAGGGGATCTGCGTGTCATTCTCACTAAGCGGTCTTCGAAGCTGTCCACGCACTCGG gtgAAGTATCATTGCCTGGTGGGAAAGCTGAGG GGGATAAGGATGATGGGGATACGGCCACAAGGGAGGCAAGGGAGGAGATTGGGCTGGATCCTTCACTTGTGAATGTTGTCACAGTACTTGAACCATTCTTGTCGAAG CACCTCCTGAGAGTTTCACCTGTCATTGGCATACTCAATGAAAGGAACTCATTCAAGCCTGCTCCAAATCCTTCTGAAGTGGAAGTGATATTTGATGCTCCCTTGGAAATGTTTATCAAG GATGAGAATAGGAGAGCAGAGGAGAGAGATTGGATGGGACAGAAGTATATCCTGCATTTCTTCGACTATGAAATCGAGAATAAGAAGTACATGATATGGGGTTTAACAGCTAGCATCTTGATACGGGTTGCATCAGTTGTATACCAGCGGTCACCAGCTTTTGTAGAACAAAATCCCATTTTCAAGTTTCCGAAAGTTATTGATAATGATACCGTAGTGCCTTAA
- the LOC121264062 gene encoding magnesium-chelatase subunit ChlI, chloroplastic-like — translation MASVLGTSATAILASRPFTSPTPKPSVSTLTLTPVQGNGRKFYGGIGIHSKRGRSQFHVAITNVATDINSAELAQKLAAKESQRPVYPFPAIVGQDEMKLCLLLNVIDPKIGGVMIMGDRGTGKSTTVRSLVDLLPEIKVVAGDPYNSDPEDPESMGMEVRESIMKGEKLPTVLAKINMVDLPLGATEDRVCGTIDLEKALTEGVKAFEPGLLAKANRGILYVDEVNLLDDHLVDVLLDSAASGWNTVEREGISISHPARFILIGSGNPEEGELRPQLLDRFGMHAQVGTVRDAELRVKIVEERARFDRNPKEFRHSYKAEQEKLQRQISSARSSLSSVQIDHDLKVKISKVCSELDVDGLRGDIVTNRAAKALASLKRRDRVTAEDIATVIPNCLRHRLRKDPLESIDSGLLVIEKFYEVFS, via the exons ATGGCGTCGGTACTGGGAACTTCCGCAACTGCAATATTGGCTTCACGGCCCTTTACTTCTCCGACCCCAAAGCCTTCCGTTTCCACTCTCACTTTAACACCAG TGCAGGGCAACGGGAGGAAATTTTATGGAGGGATTGGGATTCATAGTAAGAGGGGTCGGTCTCAGTTCCATGTTGCAATTACAAATGTTGCCACTGACATCAACTCTGCTGAGCTG GCCCAGAAGCTTGCTGCAAAGGAAAGCCAGAGGCCAGTATATCCGTTTCCTGCTATTGTTGGACaggatgagatgaaactatgCCTTCTGCTAAATGTGATTGATCCTAAGATTGGAGGGGTCATGATCATGGGTGATAGGGGAACTGGAAAATCCACTACCGTTAGATCTTTGGTGGATCTGCTTCCTGAAATCAAGGTGGTTGCTGGTGATCCATATAATTCAGATCCAGAAGATCCAGAATCCATGGGCATGGAAGTCAGAGAAAGCATTATGAAAGGAGAGAAACTACCTACCGTGTTGGCCAAAATCAACATGGTTGATTTGCCACTGGGTGCTACAGAAGATAGGGTCTGTGGGACAATTGACTTAGAGAAAGCCCTCACTGAGGGTGTCAAGGCATTTGAGCCCGGTCTTCTGGCTAAAGCTAATAGAGGAATTCTCTATGTGGATGAAGTTAATCTTTTGGATGACCACTTGGtggatgttttattggattctGCTGCCTCAGGCTGGAACACAGTGGAGAGAGAGGGTATTTCGATTTCACATCCTGCTCGATTTATTCTCATTGGATCAGGCAACCCGGAAGAAGGGGAGCTCAGGCCACAGCTGCTTGATCGTTTTGGAATGCATGCACAAGTGGGGACTGTCAGGGATGCAGAGCTGAGAGTGAAGATTGTGGAGGAGAGAGCTCGATTTGACAGAAACCCCAAGGAATTCAGGCATTCTTACAAGGCTGAGCAAGAAAAGCTTCAACGACAGATTTCCTCAGCGAGAAGTTCTCTCTCCTCCGTTCAGATTGATCATGATCTCAAGGTGAAAATATCCAAGGTTTGCTCAGAACTGGATGTTGATGGGTTGAGAGGAGACATTGTGACAAATAGAGCTGCAAAAGCTCTAGCTTCTCTGAAGAGAAGAGATAGGGTAACGGCGGAAGATATTGCTACTGTGATTCCTAACTGCTTAAGACACCGCCTTCGGAAGGATCCCTTGGAGTCCATCGATTCGGGTTTACTCGTCATTGAAAAATTCTATGAGGTGTTTAGCtga
- the LOC121264061 gene encoding spermidine sinapoyl-CoA acyltransferase: protein MHVKISNTTLVSPSPQPFEKDHVLSLSHLDTDPNLNVTFRYLRVYLNTPACTPSSNDPFHVISTALSSALVLYYPLAATLRLRHSDNRLELFCSPGQTVPLVHAAVDCTLDSLNYLDDADAQFVEKLVPDPNPDDGLVDPCMLQVTVFNCGGFTLGAAIHHSLCDGLGATQFFNAMAELARGANRVSVGPVWDRASLLGPRKPPRVEAPVHEFLTLDKGFSPYSQAKIGPVVREWIPVRDKCLDRFKTVLFERSGSKFTTFEALGAFIWRAKVKASGVPGDEQVKFAYSINMRKQVEPPLPIGYWGNGCVAMYVQLSAEELLDKPIWETADLIRKSKSKATDEYVRSFIDFQELHYGDGITVGKGVSGFTDWRHLGHSTVDFGWGGPVTVLPLSRNLLGSVEPCFFLPYSSASAGISTDGFKVQVTLEESAMPAFREEMKKFSSSSQEFGSSRY from the exons ATgcatgtcaaaatctcaaacaccACCCTCGTCTCCCCCTCTCCGCAACCCTTCGAGAAAGATcatgtcctctctctctcccatctcGATACCGACCCTAACCTCAACGTCACCTTCCGTTACCTCCGTGTCTACCTCAACACCCCTGCTTGCACTCCCTCCTCCAACGATCCCTTCCATGTCATCTCCACCGCACTCTCCTCCGCTCTTGTCCTCTACTACCCTCTTGCCGCAACTCTCCGCCTCCGCCACAGTGACAACCGCCTCGAGTTGTTTTGCTCCCCCGGTCAAACCGTCCCTCTTGTTCATGCCGCCGTGGACTGTACTCTTGACTCCCTGAACTACCTCGACGACGCGGACGCACAGTTCGTAGAGAAGTTGGTGCCCGACCCGAACCCGGATGATGGGCTGGTAGACCCGTGTATGCTGCAGGTCACGGTGTTCAATTGTGGCGGCTTTACTCTCGGGGCAGCGATACACCACTCGTTGTGTGATGGCCTCGGCGCGACTCAGTTCTTTAATGCTATGGCTGAGTTAGCTCGAGGGGCGAACCGGGTGTCGGTTGGGCCGGTGTGGGACAGGGCAAGTTTGTTGGGGCCCAGAAAACCGCCCAGAGTTGAGGCGCCGGTCCACGAGTTTTTGACTTTGGATAAGGGGTTTTCGCCGTACAGCCAGGCGAAGATTGGTCCGGTTGTGAGGGAATGGATTCCTGTGAGGGACAAGTGCTTGGACCGGTTCAAGACCGTGCTGTTTGAGCGATCTGGCTCGAAATTCACCACGTTTGAAGCTTTGGGTGCTTTCATATGGCGGGCCAA GGTTAAAGCCTCAGGGGTTCCAGGTGATGAGCAGGTGAAGTTTGCATATTCAATCAACATGAGGAAACAAGTAGAGCCACCATTACCGATCGgctattggggaaatggctgCGTTGCAATGTACGTGCAGCTTAGCGCCGAAGAGCTGCTGGATAAACCCATCTGGGAAACAGCGGACCTGATCAGAAAGAGCAAGAGCAAAGCCACAGACGAATACGTTCGCTCCTTTATCGACTTCCAGGAGCTACATTATGGAGATGGGATCACAGTAGGGAAAGGAGTGAGTGGATTCACGGACTGGAGGCACTTGGGCCACTCGACGGTGGATTTCGGATGGGGTGGTCCTGTTACTGTTTTGCCACTCTCAAGGAACCTCCTTGGAAGCGTTGAGCCTTGCTTTTTCTTGCCCTATTCTTCGGCTAGTGCTGGAATTAGTACGGATGGTTTCAAGGTGCAAGTGACTTTGGAAGAGAGTGCAATGCCTGCTTTCAGGGAAGAGATGAAGAAGTTTAGCAGCAGCAGCCAAGAATTTGGGTCGTCTAGATATTAG
- the LOC121264805 gene encoding uncharacterized protein LOC121264805, whose translation MAEEPQKEKPQNNQHQLSPYLNLTDPNNAYRVENADSTAFVLVTDLLTTDNYATWSRAMRRALRAKNKLGFISGNISKPTNEDDPLFDLWERCNDMVVSWIQNSISMDIRSSIAFVDNAQAVWTELKDRFTQENGPRIFQFKRNLARLRQDRDSVSTYFGNLKTLWDEIAIYDPIPTCTCGQLSILNDRNRRNRVIQFLMGLNDQYANASDQIMLIEPLPIVNKVFSLIQQQE comes from the coding sequence atGGCAGAAGAACCTCAAAAGGAAAAACCTCAAAATAACCAACACCAGCTTTCCCCTTACCTCAACCTCACAGATCCAAATAACGCTTACCGAGTCGAAAATGCTGATAGCACAGCATTTGTTCTTGTTACAGATCTCCTCACCACTGATAATTACGCTACTTGGTCTCGAGCAATGCGTCGAGCACTTAGAGCAAAAAATAAACTAGGTTTCATTAGTGGGAACATTTCTAAACCTACTAATGAAGATGACCCTTTGTTCGATCTATGGGAGAGATGTAATGACATGGTGGTTTCCTGGATTCAAAATTCCATAAGTATGGATATCAGATCCAGCATAGCATTCGTTGACAATGCGCAAGCTGTGTGGACAGAATTGAAGGACCGATTTACACAAGAGAATGGTCCTCGCATCTTTCAGTTCAAGAGGAACTTGGCCAGGCTTCGACAAGATAGAGACTCAGTGAGCACTTATTTCGGTAACCTCAAAACTCTTTGGGATGAAATAGCCATTTATGACCCTATTCCTACTTGCACTTGTGGTCAGTTGAGTATACTGAATGATAGAAACCGGAGAAACCGTGTCATACAATTTCTTATGGGCCTTAATGACCAATATGCTAATGCCAGTGATCAGATAATGCTCATTGAACCACTCCCCATTGTTAACAAAGTTTTCTCCCTAATTCAGCAACAAGAATAA
- the LOC121264808 gene encoding uncharacterized mitochondrial protein AtMg00240-like — translation MEQNLKFSKDDGFPLADPSVYRRLIGRLLYLTITRPDLSYPVQTLSQFMEKPTTSHLAAAHKVLKYIKSAPGQGLPLSASSDLQLIAYCDFDWASCPNTRRSVTGYCVLLGHSLIS, via the coding sequence ATGgaacaaaatctgaaatttagcAAAGATGATGGTTTCCCACTTGCTGATCCTTCTGTGTATCGAAGATTAATTGGCAGGTTACTTTACTTAACCATCACTCGCCCAGACCTTAGCTATCCTGTGCAGACCCTAAGCCAATTTATGGAAAAACCAACCACAAGTCATCTAGCTGCTGCACACAAGGTTTTGAAGTATATTAAATCTGCACCTGGCCAAGGTTTGCCGCTCTCAGCTTCTTCTGATTTGCAGTTAATAGCTTATTGCGATTTTGATTGGGCATCATGCCCAAACACCCGTAGATCAGTCACTGGATATTGTGTGCTCTTAGGCCACTCTTTGATTTCTtga